Proteins encoded by one window of Rubrobacter indicoceani:
- a CDS encoding regulatory protein RecX: MAEITRLKEKAGRVRVYADGEFYAEIDLAVAEESGLVEGFDISEKALREVCRAGEYALAMRRAFNLLSYRARSRGEIRDRLASKHDHKAEIIDSVLVRLEELGYLDDKEFARSVARQKAGKYGPRRIAAELQRAGVSKETVGEVVEEEFSGRDEFEEARKAVHSRYNTEDVGGGDALARKVYGFLARRGYSPEVCAEIAGEYRTGQG, encoded by the coding sequence GTGGCTGAGATCACCCGCCTGAAAGAGAAGGCCGGGCGCGTCCGGGTCTATGCCGACGGCGAGTTCTACGCGGAGATAGACCTCGCCGTCGCGGAGGAGAGCGGGCTCGTCGAGGGCTTCGATATCTCCGAGAAGGCTCTCCGGGAGGTGTGTCGGGCCGGGGAGTACGCCCTGGCGATGCGTCGGGCTTTCAACCTGCTCTCGTACCGGGCGCGGTCCCGGGGGGAGATCCGGGACCGGCTCGCCTCAAAGCACGACCACAAGGCGGAGATCATAGACTCCGTGCTCGTCAGGCTCGAAGAACTCGGCTACCTCGACGACAAGGAGTTCGCCCGCTCCGTGGCCCGGCAGAAGGCCGGGAAATACGGTCCCAGGCGCATAGCCGCAGAGCTTCAGCGGGCCGGGGTCTCAAAAGAAACCGTCGGGGAGGTCGTGGAGGAAGAATTCTCCGGTCGGGACGAATTCGAAGAGGCTCGTAAGGCGGTTCACAGCCGCTATAATACGGAGGATGTCGGCGGCGGCGATGCGCTGGCACGGAAGGTCTACGGCTTTCTTGCAAGAAGGGGATACTCCCCGGAGGTCTGCGCCGAAATAGCCGGCGAGTACCGTACGGGGCAAGGCTAG
- the rny gene encoding ribonuclease Y: MTIVFLVLGLVVGLAVGAGVGFTLLNSRVSQSLESSRGSAQEIISEASRKAESSRRESEIAAREAAIKIKDEAEAEARQRRAEISRIEERLDNRDAALDRREGEIEKVRSRLAAEEEKLNRREQALADRESEQLRVLEELSGLTKTEAENRLFSNLELELQDRLGRMVRDRTMEAEETADLEARRIIATSMERLASDLASESTVKAVSLTSDDMKGRIIGREGRNIRAFEAATGVDVIIDDTPETVVISCFDPVRRETARISMERLVQDGRIHPGRIEQIVAKAKKEVEKEIKSAGRQALFDAKISGGMHNDLQRLLGALKFRTSYGQNVLAHSVEVANLAGMIAQELGANVKLSRRGALLHDVGKAIDHEVEGTHAMIGGRFAKKSGESDDIVRAIQAHHHEIEMETVEDVIVATADAVSAARPGARRETTEIYIERLRALEDIATGHRGVDKAYAIQAGREIRVMVQPSEVDDRIAAKLALDISRQIETDLEYPGQIKVTVIRESRVSEVAK, encoded by the coding sequence ATGACGATCGTGTTTTTGGTACTCGGCCTCGTGGTGGGACTCGCCGTCGGGGCGGGGGTGGGTTTCACGCTGCTGAATTCCCGTGTGAGCCAGAGCCTCGAATCCTCTCGGGGCAGCGCGCAGGAGATCATCTCGGAGGCCAGCCGCAAGGCCGAGTCTTCGAGAAGGGAGTCCGAGATCGCGGCCCGTGAGGCGGCGATAAAGATAAAAGACGAGGCCGAGGCCGAAGCCCGCCAGAGGCGGGCCGAGATCTCCCGGATCGAGGAGCGCCTCGACAACCGCGATGCTGCGCTGGATCGCCGCGAGGGCGAGATAGAGAAGGTTCGCAGTCGCCTCGCTGCCGAAGAGGAGAAACTCAACAGGCGCGAACAGGCCCTTGCAGACCGGGAATCCGAGCAGCTGCGCGTACTGGAGGAGCTCTCGGGCTTGACAAAAACCGAGGCCGAGAACAGGCTGTTCTCCAACCTTGAACTGGAGCTTCAGGACAGGCTCGGGCGGATGGTCCGGGACCGGACGATGGAGGCCGAGGAGACGGCGGACCTCGAAGCGCGGAGGATCATCGCAACGAGCATGGAGCGGCTCGCCTCAGACCTCGCCTCGGAGTCTACGGTGAAGGCGGTCAGCCTCACATCGGACGACATGAAGGGGCGGATCATAGGTCGTGAGGGGCGCAACATCCGGGCCTTCGAGGCGGCCACCGGGGTGGATGTGATCATCGACGACACGCCGGAGACGGTTGTTATCTCGTGCTTTGACCCGGTGCGGCGCGAGACGGCGAGGATCAGCATGGAGCGTCTGGTCCAGGACGGCCGGATACATCCGGGGCGCATCGAGCAGATCGTCGCAAAGGCGAAAAAGGAGGTCGAGAAGGAGATCAAATCCGCCGGGAGGCAGGCTCTTTTCGACGCGAAGATCTCGGGCGGTATGCACAATGACCTCCAGCGGCTCCTCGGCGCGCTCAAGTTCCGCACGTCTTACGGGCAGAATGTTCTTGCTCACTCGGTCGAGGTCGCCAACCTGGCCGGGATGATAGCTCAGGAACTCGGCGCGAACGTGAAGCTCAGCCGCCGGGGCGCGCTTCTGCACGACGTCGGCAAGGCTATTGACCACGAGGTCGAGGGGACGCACGCCATGATCGGCGGTCGGTTTGCAAAGAAGAGCGGCGAGTCAGACGATATAGTCCGGGCGATTCAGGCGCACCACCACGAGATAGAGATGGAGACCGTAGAGGACGTTATCGTTGCGACCGCCGACGCCGTCTCCGCTGCCCGGCCGGGGGCCAGACGCGAGACGACCGAGATCTACATCGAACGCCTCCGCGCTCTGGAGGACATCGCAACCGGACACCGGGGGGTGGACAAGGCGTACGCCATTCAAGCCGGGCGTGAGATCCGGGTGATGGTCCAGCCCTCCGAGGTGGACGACCGAATAGCGGCCAAGCTGGCCCTCGATATCTCCCGTCAGATAGAGACCGACCTTGAATACCCCGGCCAGATCAAGGTAACCGTTATCCGCGAGAGCCGCGTGAGCGAGGTCGCCAAGTAA
- a CDS encoding ATP-binding protein, with amino-acid sequence MTEGPYRDIGAGLVRLSGLEAPRRAPSNLLTVEDVLLELLKNARDAGATGIYVASSLHARRYRTLLVLDNGEGIPAQHTETIFEPGTTSRHLSRTSGFALYHIKNLAHQATVTNPANPTAIKATLDTRRIPERTLQSASRTSKSNLLATATDFARQNQNLRLYLGTQSNIVSTLLKNNIIPQNLASGADGRGASEVFEYVRGLGFEISARTLKRVLSGGGAFGEPGRSPALDSDTLKGYRPPRKGRKKGEAPAPVRRVLLGAGDRAGIEAIIREAAAANYLSVSDVRFEYREGGIAITADIAEPEEEYDE; translated from the coding sequence TTGACGGAGGGACCGTACCGCGATATCGGCGCGGGGCTTGTCCGGCTCTCGGGCCTCGAAGCCCCTCGCCGCGCCCCGTCGAACCTCCTGACCGTCGAGGACGTTCTTCTCGAACTCCTGAAAAACGCCCGCGACGCCGGAGCAACCGGGATCTACGTCGCCTCCTCCCTCCACGCCCGGCGCTACCGGACGCTCCTTGTCCTCGACAACGGCGAGGGCATCCCGGCCCAGCACACCGAAACCATCTTCGAACCCGGAACGACCAGCCGCCACCTCTCCCGGACCTCCGGCTTCGCCCTGTACCACATAAAGAACCTGGCCCACCAGGCCACCGTCACAAACCCCGCAAACCCGACCGCGATCAAAGCCACCCTCGATACCCGCCGGATCCCGGAAAGAACCCTCCAGTCGGCCTCCCGTACCTCGAAGTCAAACCTCCTCGCCACCGCTACCGACTTCGCCCGCCAGAACCAGAACCTCCGCCTTTACCTCGGAACCCAGTCCAATATCGTCTCAACCCTTCTAAAAAACAACATAATACCTCAAAACCTCGCTTCCGGAGCCGATGGTCGGGGTGCTTCGGAGGTGTTCGAGTATGTTCGGGGGCTTGGCTTTGAGATATCGGCGAGGACCTTGAAGCGGGTTCTCTCGGGTGGCGGGGCGTTCGGTGAGCCGGGCCGTTCCCCGGCCCTCGACTCTGATACCCTGAAAGGCTACAGGCCGCCCCGGAAGGGTCGTAAGAAAGGCGAGGCCCCGGCACCGGTCCGGCGGGTCCTGCTGGGGGCCGGGGACAGAGCCGGAATAGAAGCCATAATCCGCGAAGCCGCAGCAGCAAACTACCTCTCGGTCTCAGACGTGCGGTTTGAATACCGGGAGGGCGGCATCGCTATCACGGCAGATATCGCAGAGCCCGAAGAAGAGTACGATGAATAG
- a CDS encoding MiaB/RimO family radical SAM methylthiotransferase gives MKKGARPGRSFPVFPAATGGGAAGEVVSGGPASAVRLEGAGKTACIRTFGCQMNVHDSDRMRRMVLDAGYAEVQAYEDADIVVLNTCYVRENAVDRVRGHLGEINRLKKEGRVKKVALTGCVGAADEAGELQKQFNVDLVLGTHNTYELAEFVGLPTMAETYTPELPGTEGEHSAFVTIMTGCNYKCSYCIVPTVRGRMVCRPFENVVSEVERLVAGGTKYITLLGQTVDAWRGDGLRFCDLLLRVSEVAPRVSFTTSHPSNMEDRTLRLIGESDTIVKRLHLPVQSGSDRMLGIMHRGYRSERYRRKIEVFRGAVPGGTLSTDLIIGHPGETEEDHEATLSLVEDCAFDSAYVFKYSPRRGTEGARMFEAGEAIPENVVQRRFSEVLGSIEKNALERNRSKVGGEEEVFIRHGVSDSGRVIGETWSGHAVYLSCDAVAPPAPGDYVRATITSAGPHALYASQRTLQTTEPDR, from the coding sequence TTGAAAAAAGGTGCAAGACCGGGCCGGTCTTTTCCGGTCTTCCCTGCGGCGACCGGTGGTGGGGCGGCTGGGGAGGTAGTCTCCGGCGGTCCGGCCTCTGCGGTCAGGCTTGAAGGGGCCGGGAAGACCGCCTGCATCCGGACGTTCGGGTGTCAGATGAACGTGCATGACTCGGACAGGATGCGTCGCATGGTCCTTGATGCCGGGTATGCCGAGGTCCAGGCCTACGAAGACGCCGACATCGTTGTTCTCAACACCTGCTACGTCCGCGAAAACGCCGTAGACCGGGTCCGGGGACACCTCGGGGAGATAAACCGCCTCAAAAAAGAAGGCCGCGTCAAGAAAGTCGCCCTCACGGGCTGCGTCGGCGCCGCTGATGAAGCAGGGGAACTCCAGAAACAATTCAACGTGGACCTTGTATTGGGCACTCATAATACGTATGAGCTTGCGGAGTTCGTGGGGTTGCCGACTATGGCCGAGACCTACACGCCCGAGTTGCCGGGGACAGAGGGGGAGCATTCCGCCTTTGTCACTATAATGACCGGGTGCAACTACAAGTGCAGCTACTGTATCGTGCCAACGGTCCGGGGCAGGATGGTTTGCCGTCCGTTTGAGAACGTGGTCTCCGAGGTAGAGCGGCTGGTTGCCGGCGGGACAAAGTACATAACCCTGCTCGGGCAGACCGTCGATGCGTGGCGGGGGGATGGCTTGAGGTTTTGTGATCTCCTCCTGCGGGTCTCTGAGGTTGCTCCGAGGGTCTCGTTCACGACAAGCCACCCGTCCAACATGGAGGATCGGACCCTGCGGCTTATAGGTGAGAGCGACACCATCGTCAAGAGGCTTCACCTGCCCGTACAGTCCGGGTCCGACAGGATGCTCGGGATCATGCACCGGGGCTACCGGTCCGAGCGTTACCGGCGGAAGATAGAGGTCTTTCGGGGGGCGGTCCCGGGCGGGACGCTCAGCACGGACCTGATAATCGGGCATCCCGGCGAGACCGAAGAGGACCATGAGGCGACGCTCTCGCTTGTTGAGGACTGCGCCTTTGACTCCGCGTACGTCTTCAAGTACTCGCCCCGGCGCGGAACTGAAGGGGCCCGGATGTTCGAGGCCGGCGAGGCGATACCCGAGAACGTTGTTCAGCGGCGCTTCTCCGAGGTGCTCGGGTCCATAGAGAAAAACGCCCTCGAGCGAAACCGGAGCAAGGTCGGCGGGGAGGAGGAGGTCTTTATCAGGCACGGGGTTTCGGATTCCGGACGGGTCATCGGCGAGACCTGGAGTGGACACGCCGTTTATCTCTCCTGTGATGCCGTCGCACCTCCGGCCCCGGGCGACTACGTCCGGGCCACCATCACCTCAGCCGGGCCGCACGCGCTCTACGCCAGCCAGAGAACCCTCCAGACAACAGAACCGGACCGTTGA